A window from Pseudomonas sp. MRSN 12121 encodes these proteins:
- a CDS encoding TldD/PmbA family protein: protein MFDFHPQLKQRFAALRTGAEFFSLRYVRESGQYLSVRKNVAEPPSLSRDEGAMLTVRVNGVEAYAATNDLSQQGLQAALQRAEQQARLIAAHALLDLREQPVSSERADYFSPNLEQPFATLSDCYQLLGDESAAVPKDERLVNWQVSIGLTHVEQIYLNSAGAELRQAQRFVYPGLDVTAYDGQDSQTRSLGRENFGQQGGIDVIGRCGLVGAGPQVADQALQLLLAPNTPQGPRDLLLMPDQMMLQIHESIGHPLELDRILGDERNYAGTSFVKASDFGHLQYGSSLLNVTFDPDIPEQLASYGHDDDGTAASKQFLIKQGLLLRPLGGALSQFRAGLDGVANSRACGWNRPPIDRMANLNIEPGDQPLEQLIGGIERGILMSTNRSWSIDDARNKFQFGCEWGQLIENGELKGVVKNPNYRAISAQFWKSLSAVGDASTFKVLGTPNCGKGEPNQVIRVGHASPACVFSNVDVFGGDA, encoded by the coding sequence ATGTTCGATTTCCACCCCCAGCTCAAGCAGCGTTTCGCTGCCTTGCGCACGGGCGCCGAATTCTTTTCCCTGCGCTACGTGCGCGAGTCCGGCCAGTACCTGTCGGTGCGCAAGAACGTGGCCGAACCACCGAGCCTGAGCCGCGACGAAGGCGCGATGCTGACCGTGCGGGTCAATGGCGTCGAGGCCTATGCCGCCACCAACGACCTGTCGCAACAGGGCCTGCAGGCCGCGCTGCAACGGGCCGAGCAGCAAGCCCGGCTGATTGCCGCCCATGCCCTGCTCGACCTGCGCGAACAGCCGGTATCGAGCGAGCGCGCCGACTATTTCTCGCCCAACCTCGAGCAGCCCTTTGCCACCCTGAGCGATTGCTACCAGTTGCTGGGCGACGAATCCGCGGCGGTGCCCAAGGACGAACGGCTGGTGAACTGGCAGGTCAGCATCGGCCTCACCCATGTCGAGCAGATCTACCTCAACAGCGCCGGCGCCGAGTTGCGCCAGGCCCAGCGTTTCGTCTATCCGGGCCTGGATGTCACCGCCTACGACGGCCAGGACAGCCAGACCCGCAGCCTGGGCCGCGAAAACTTCGGCCAGCAGGGCGGCATCGACGTGATCGGCCGCTGCGGGCTGGTCGGCGCCGGGCCCCAGGTGGCCGACCAGGCCCTGCAACTGCTGCTGGCGCCCAACACGCCGCAAGGCCCACGCGACCTGCTGCTGATGCCGGACCAGATGATGCTGCAGATCCACGAATCCATCGGCCACCCGCTGGAGCTGGACCGCATCCTCGGCGACGAGCGCAACTACGCCGGCACCAGCTTCGTGAAGGCCAGCGACTTCGGCCACCTGCAGTACGGCTCCAGCCTGCTCAACGTGACCTTCGACCCGGACATTCCCGAGCAACTGGCCAGCTACGGCCATGACGACGACGGCACGGCCGCCAGCAAGCAGTTCCTGATCAAGCAGGGCCTGCTGCTGCGCCCGCTGGGTGGCGCGCTCTCGCAATTTCGCGCCGGCCTCGACGGCGTGGCCAACAGCCGCGCCTGCGGCTGGAACCGCCCACCCATCGACCGCATGGCCAACCTCAATATCGAGCCCGGCGACCAGCCGCTGGAGCAGCTGATCGGCGGCATCGAGCGCGGCATCCTGATGTCCACCAACCGTTCCTGGTCCATCGACGACGCGCGCAACAAGTTCCAGTTCGGCTGCGAATGGGGCCAGTTGATCGAGAACGGCGAACTCAAGGGCGTGGTGAAGAACCCGAACTACCGGGCGATTTCCGCGCAGTTCTGGAAGAGCCTCAGCGCCGTCGGCGACGCCAGCACCTTCAAGGTCCTGGGCACGCCGAACTGCGGCAAGGGCGAACCGAACCAGGTGATCCGCGTGGGCCATGCCTCGCCGGCCTGTGTTTTCAGCAATGTCGATGTATTTGGAGGAGACGCCTGA